TGAAAATATAGGCAGCAGCCAGTACTTCTTCTCATCACCAAACACCTGCCTTAGGTTTTTGCTGAAGCCCAAGCTGAAACCGTTCTTGTCTGTTCTGTGATGAAATATGGGTGCTCTGAATACCTCTTAAAGGTAAAGCAAAAATTCGTTAGATTTCTTCACAAGATAGCACATTCAAGTTTCACACCTATATTCATGCAATTACATCTCCAGCCAAGAGGAATGGCTGAGCTCAAGTGACCCAGTTGCCTCATGGAATTCCAGAGTCACTGCTACAAACTGTGTATGTAGGGATGGGTGGAAGTGTCCTGCCACCCTGGCCAAGGTGAGGAAGAGTGCTCCTTATGGCGAGACGTATTACATGAAGGTTTCAACATGTGGATACATGACAGATTTTAGGGAAAAGAACTAGGCTGAACTGTTTACTACAGTAATAGcaatggaaaggaaacaaagcttaCCTTATGTTAGTAGTTCTCTACACTCTGGGGTACAAaaattttgtatgtttttacaGCTACATAAAGAAAGTATTTTACTTGTAGGCCCAGATCACTCCCTGTGCATGTCTACTCTAAATTTCAGGGGAAGAGAGCTAAATATAGCTTGAAGTGTTGCAGAGTGCCCGAGGCAGAAAATTCCTTCACCTTCCACATGTTGACTGATAGCCATTTAATTCCTCTAATTGGCTGTATATATAGCAGGCTACATAAAGCATGTCCTGAGGTGCTGACAGCACAGTTCACACGGACTGCTCTCGATCCATGGGGTGAATTGTGCTCCCACAGTGCTTCCCTATCTGAGGGTAAGAGGCTTTAAGTCATCCAGAGTGCAGAGGAAACCCACAAACCCTACACAAGTCTTCAAGTAAATAAGCTTTCCTCCAAATAACATATCTTCAGAATTTCCCTCTCATCTTCTACTAATTTGTAAATCtcaagaaaaccagaaaaagaaaacaggaaaacatttagAGATCTAGAAACTTCAGTGAGCTCATTATTTTTTGCAGACCACAACACAGTAAAAGGACAGGTGTGACTTGACAACTACACATCAGGTTGGTGTGAGATATTGGTTTAATGATGATGTCTGTCAGTTGTAAATACTCCCATAGCAGAGGCACAGGCCATCACCCCTGAGGCTTCTAAAATTACCCCATAACGTAGAGTCATTCCTGTGCACCTACAACTATGTGATGGACAGAACATGTAACTTTTCAACTGTCATTCACATATTTGAGTTTACAACTAAATGTGGAAGCACTGTCTTAAAACCTGTTTTGATATAATAGCCATCTGTTCACTATTTTTTGCTGCCAAACATAGAAGCATTAAGCTTACCTAAAGTCGACTTATTTTTGCTGACAAGCCAACAGTGGTATCCAAAGAGAGAAGACAGACTGACAGAAAAcatagcagcagcaaagaataaaaacatgatGTGGAACTTGGCTTGAGTATCAGGAAGACCattctaaaaataagaaaacaatgcttttaGAAATGAGGAAATAGCTATTTAACTTGATTATTAATAATCTATTCACCCAAATCCAATTCAGTGCAGACAGAAACACACCATGCAACAAGAGCCTGAGTAAATAAGTGATGCACCTTTTACGCACAGACAGCCACGCAATTTGGTTTTTGACAGCACGTAGGTTATGGAAACTGGTCCTTTCTTGAGCTTGTATAAACACTGACAAGAAGATTCTGACATTTGGATCTGGACTTCCAAGTGTATTTTAAGGAAAACTAAATTTATTACTTACTGTCCAAAACTTGataaaatactgtaaatctGTTGCAGCAATGAAAAGGCAATATAGTAGAGAATAAGccaagaagagaagaaaaaacttgtAATTGGAGAATCCGACACAGTTGTTCACCCTGATaacaaaaaagttaaaatgaaaacaatgtaaAGGTATTTATTCACTTTGCATTCCTCCAATTTAAGATTAAACTTATTTACCTCATAGAAAGTAATATCAGTATCTAGACTCAGATTTGCTTCCTAGCTGTGGTGCCTCAAGctactgaaatgtgttttagCTTTAACTTCCAGATTAGTGTAGTATTTCTAactaaaccaaacaaaaaattaacCTAATGAGGTTCTCCACAGTACAGTACAGATTCAGGTATCCATGTTATAATGCTTATAAAGGGTGGGAGGTGggattttattcttcatttgttttaacaAGACATGCTGTCTTGGGTAAATATTAAGCTTAGTATCTCcgtttaaacagaaaacaatagcTAAACATCTGTATCAGTGACAATTAAATAGGACTCACAAGAGATGgtcctaattaaaaaaaaaaaaaaaataactacaaaGGCATGTTTCTAAGCTCATCTTGATTcttactggaaaataaatgtagaattCTCCCCAGTGAagtgtttctttcattatatATGTCAAAGTTAGAGACTCCATGATAAACTGCAAGCTATTCAGATTCAAGGTTTCTATGATAACCCTGTTTACTCTTGCAGCATTTTTAATGGCAGTATTTACAGCACTTTTTAGCATGAGAAAAGAACTGTCATGCAAAATGTTGTTCAGCAAAAATAATGCATCTTGAATCAAAGATTTATCTCATCATTCTTTTgcacattaaaataaactttcataAATCATCCTGCTTCTCTAAGTGACAAAGCCCCAGAGTGAGGAGTTATTActagaaaagaatatttcattaaaagatGAATGAAGAAGTAAAGATCAAGGTTTTGTAACTGTTCTATTTGCACATGCAGTATCAAACCATAGAAACCAAGAACAGTAGTTAAATACAAAGCCTAACATTATGAGGATGGGTAAAACTATTAGCACACAGGCTGGTGTTCTATTGCAGTTAAATATTCATTCAAAAGAACATTCTAGATTCAATTTGGATTATAGATAAAATTGAAAATGCTTCCTATTGAAGTAAAGTAGAAAACAGATCCTTTCTAACTCAAGAGTTAGTTTACTAGAAATGCCAGGTAAAAAAAAGGTAAGTTACAAGACAAGTCAGTTAATAAAAAGAATCATGAAATTGAGTAGTAAATTCTTCTCAGATAACTCCAAGGACAGAGGATATATGTTTCTCATAATTTCTAAGTTGTTCATAATGCATCTGGTTAGAGTTAGAGTTGTTATATATCAAATTATATCTTCTGATGATGCCTTAAACCATCACATTTCTGTCTACAGCTCCATCTATAACACATTGGTAGCAAGAGCACTCAGAAATCATTaaggattttatttctgcatctgttaAACCATATACAGTAGCTAGAGGCAAATTAGCattacatgtttttatttattacatttcctTTAGTACAGGAGCATATGAAAAAGTAAAGCCTCCTAGAAATCAAGAAATGGCTCATCTGAGGCAAGAACATGACTGCCATCTCTGCCATCTCACTACCTCTCCTTCCAAATGCTTTCCCTTACTTTCCCAAGGTTATTTTTAACCTGTCCTCTCCAGAAATCCTACTCCTAGCAGAATATTCAAATGCTAATTCCCATTACTGTTTCCCTGCTCCCCCTAAGCATCACATGGATTCTTTCCCATTCCCACTTTTCCTCACAcacaaaactaaataaataaataaaaaataataagcttACCTATCTACTATACTGATCTGAACCCTTACTTTTATTGGTCATTGAAGTCAAAGAACTCTTGAAAatgggtttttttaaataaaagtctTTGCAATTTGGACCTTTCTAACATTTGTCTTTAGTAATTTCTGTGAGATGGCTGCCAGagtgaaagaaattaattcCATATCCCCACTCACTGGTTCCAAGAGCTtctgagaaagggaaggaaaacaaaaacattgtatAGGCCAATATTCTGCAAAAGGGGGAAGagtggaagggaaagagaagggaaaagaaagcaagaaaacagaacccTTAAAACCGAAGAGCTAACAAGATGTTTCCAGGAAGCCCATGCAAACTGTAGTAGGAGCTCTACTTTGCAGGGCAAATGTCACATTGGTAAGGGGGACAGGGCACAGCACTTCCCCTTGGTTTTCAACGCAGGGTAATATTTCatcatttaatgaaatgaagTCCTCAGCAATACTTAAAGgtcatggaaagaaaaaagtggaattcttaaaggaatttttctttcttaccagAATTCTTCCTTACCCTAACTACAGAAATAGACTTGCCTAACACAGAAATGGTATCTAAActtcttttcacatttcacaAGCAGGCAAAGGggatataaaataaacaattccaactgccctgcaagAGTGGTAATTTCATGTTAGCATCCAACTCTAGGAATGGTGAAACACCACCTATGATCCCCAAATGGTTTGTTTTACCAAAtcaaaaaatgcaaagcaaaagcacatAGTACACTCACCAAGGACAATGATGGTCCATTTTCAGAATgcatcttaaaaagaaaattaaacaaaaaaagaagaaaaaaagaaatccaccGCCAAAACAATAGATTTCAAagcatataaaaaaaagaaaaaagaaaaaaagaaaaatcagaaacacaGTTATGTGTCAGAATTCAACTATTTAAGTAAAGATCAGCATTACCTATGCATATTATTAGTTGCCTACTCTGTTAAGGAATGAGGCTTTGAAACATTTCACATAATACAGCTTACTTGCAAGTACTcaaaacagtgttgttttttttcaagagcTTAGTGGTGCCAGAACATGTTGTCTACAACAGCATTAAGATTTGGTCCCCTGTCTGAATAAGTTTTCAAATATTGTTTATTCTCTGACAAAGACTTGGGAATTAGACTAATTCAATGGTTACATATTTAATGATGCAACTAAGGATATTTCCAAGTATTTATATAAACATATGCACGTTCTGCATTCTCAGAACTTATCACATATGAAAAATCCAAAATTTTTGCACTTAATCACTCTCTATTAATAAAACGTATATAAGAAAATCAGATGGAAGCAATTGAAATTTAAAGGGCGAGATCAAGTTATTCTGCAAAATGTATTAACTAATGGCATTTCACAGGAAAACACTTTCTTCTGCTTAGATGGGGGCTGTTCTTTTCTTACACTGTAATCACCACCACACACTGCACAACCGAGACCCTCTTTCTGCCTTCAGTCACTGACTCTCAGTCTGCTCTGCCTCAAGGCAGTGTTCCAAAGTCTGATACATAATCAGCTGAAGTGTATTTGGAATAGCCCAAGGGCAACAATAATCAGCCTTTGAAGAAGCCCCTTTTCCTCCATTTAGATATTCAGATAATTAGCCACAAGAGTGGAGAAGCCCACAGACATTGaagcaaacaggagaaaagtCAGAGGGATGAAAGCTGACAAAAAGTAATTAGACTTTGGGGGCAATATGGAGGTGAGCTTCCTTCCACACTGTATGAACAAAAACTTTTTACTGCTGCTTCAGTTAGAAATGGGGGCTGTTTGGTTATCTCTGGTAAGATGTAAATGACACCGTGATTAGACTGAGATGAGTATTAGTTTTTATTCAGattctaacaaaacaaaatactaatTTTAATCAGCTACTTTTGGTTGCATTCTTAAGGAGGGCTCCTTGTTTATGATTGTCATCCATTAATTACATGGTGTGTAAGATCACATAATCCAATTTGGCATCAAGAAGTCATCAAATGAATCAGACTTTACTACGTGCTTCCTCAGtaataacttaaaaaataaacctgaaaaacaaaaatcaaatcttCACTGATGAATCATTAAACCTGTAAAAtctaagaataaaaaacaaaagcttccgCATGTAAAATTctgcatcaaaataaaaagccattaCTCAGGAAAGCTACacatttaaagtgttttcttacTTGTCACAGACAGAACAGTGATGGCAACGGTCTGGCTTTACGAGGTGGCATCTGTCACAGTATCTGATTGCTAAAGAAAGAAGTTGCAAGATTAGATCTTAATCTACAGATGCACAGTTTGTTTCCtgagagctctgctgagctgtggtcTCAGGAAAGTGCTGCAGTGAGATCAGAAGAACTTGCAAACCTCAAAGCATCCTTTAGGTTCTGCAATGCTGAATCTAGCAGAGCGAAGCCAAAACGCCTTTTTTGCAGTCTCTTAACTATGCCTGacagggtttttgttgttgctgttggttttcAAAAAAACCTCACCTAAGTGGTACAAGCCAACCAACCATTCAAACCCATAAAATACTTTCTACAACCACACCATAACACAATTCCAGACTGTCCaacaaacaaagccattttAAGCTATTCTAACAGCTTTAATTTATTCTATGAGATTATCTTCTGTAATTGCTCAGCTAATAAACATTCACAAGCTTACAGTATCTTTAGGCTCAAACATTAACAAATTTACAGTAtcattttttcttgcagtgaacAGCCATCAAGtaaaacagaaactgtttctttctgtgaacTAATTACATACCTGCACCAGTTAATGATTAATttgttactattattattttctaactcatgaacaaagaaattaaatcaatgCAGTTCAAACAGCTCCACCTGTAGTTTGTTAGTATTACAAGCTATTGGCTAATTCCAGTTTGCAAACATTCAGCAAGGCACTGTCAGTCCCCCATTAAATGAGAAACAGCGGTTTGCTTTCCAACACTTTTCACTGAATGAATAAAACTGCACAGAATGACATTTACATTGTTAGGTCAGATTGTTTATGAGCTATGAAAAGAACTTCTTCTGTACCATCCAAATCCCTTTAAATTAATTCAGGCAGCCAAGCACATGATGACACCTGCCTTTCATGGTCTCCTGAACACCTATTTACCTCCAGACATTGTCCGTGTGTAGATGGGAAGATCCTTGGCTGCTCGCCGCAATACTTCTTGCTGGGATTCACCTCTTGGCTCCCTTTCTAGGGATTCTTTGTCCGAGTATGACAggtgaaactgaaataatttttaaaaccaaagacAAAAAATTAGGAGACTTCAAGTACCCATAgagatgcaaaaagaaacattcattaaaataaagatagaTTAGCAGCATGTACAAGGTACTACAGCAAATAACTCATTGTTCCTAGGAGCATTAATTGAGTTGATAGCATTTTCTGACTAATCACTGAAGcaagacaaaattaaaattatttcagatctGGTATAGATGTAATGCTGAATGCTTCCAGAAGTATTAAGAGACACTCATCAAGGGCAGGATCAAGAGctagcaaaataaatttaattaccAGTCCTTTGAAAAGTAGTTAACCTACTTCCATTATACCAAACATTAGATAATGAATATAAGCTAGGGATGActttaactgaaagaaaatatgctgCTAGCAAtaccagaaaagaaagctgaatttCTTCCCAGGTTTCtggcattttccctttttcactcTGTCACTGGAGAGTGGCTATTCTCTTAATGGATGTGTTAGGATGTGGTTTTACCTCAGCCTAGCTGGGAACAGGGAAGAGCTGGGTATCCTGCATGGCAGAATCTCAATCTCAACACCTTCTGCATGAAACTGTCACTGCTGGAAACAGCAAGGACAAACATATCTCTGCTGAGAGGGTACAAATACTGAAAGAGATGTaaataaaagagatgaaataGTGTAGCCCAAATTTGCTGTACTTCTAGGTCCTCTGCAACACATCATACACATTCTTGAAATGGGCAGATCCAGAAGTCCTTGGTATCACTAGCATTTATGTCTACAGAAAGGCTTAAGAGTTAGTCACTATAgtaacacaattttttttccccctaaaatgAAAGTAGTGCATGTAAAGCCaagggagcagaaaaaaaatagaggtaGAAACCCATTTTCACTTCCATAGAGGAGGTATCACTCTACCTTCCTGATGATATCATGGTCTTCCAGTAGAAGCTAGTGGCTCATATTTTAGCCCGAGCTTCTCACATcacctttcatttttaagtagCAAGAATGCACTCCTGTTGCTAGCATctaaattgattttaattgGGTGACAAAAGATTTCTCACTACAGAAACTCACTTCATTAGACCTTTGTTTTTATGGcttctgttttgaagaacaTAAAGCTCCATAATTTTGTACTATTTCTCAGAGTAGTCTGCAAAACCTGCCTGGAAGCCATCTTCCTTCCCACAGCCACACAATACCTGCATACAGCTGGTGCATGCAGGCAAGGAATGGCACGGTCTGACCTGAAGCACTTAAGGTAGCACAGTACTGTGTGTGTTTGAAGCGTTACTCTGGGCAACTATCTCTAATACGGGAGGGATAAGGATAACGCACTGAACTTCAGAAGTGTCAGGTTAACAATATTTTCAATTACAAGCCACAGCGCTGATACTTTAACACCTTTTTTGTATCTGtaacatttgaaataaacttaaaaagcagcatgcaggctgTGTGGTTTACAACAGCTGCTGTATTCATGAGAACAAAACTCAAAAGCCTTGCTCTCATTTTAGTCCTCAAATGAGTACTTGCTTTAGCTGACAGATAAGATGGATGGGTACCCACTTGCATGTACAGACTTTATCCCATAAACCGAAAGCCAAACAGTAACTTAACATCACAAAACAtgctaattaatttttaaaatattgccCAGTGGATTAGCAAAACGACATGGAACAACACGAGATGTCACTTTGTCAGCAACACCGTGTAAAttgaaagaacacaaaaacatCACACATTGCTTTCCATTACCTGGCTTCACTGCTTTTAATATGCTATTTGAAGTGCTTGAGTAGCATTTTGTGTTGGCTTTCAAATATCAGCATCATTACTGAGGATTTGTTATGATGTTCTGGAAATCTTTATGTGACATCAGATCAGTGACTTGAAAAGCATTCTGATTTACCACCACAGTCACCATGCACATATTTTGTGACATAATCactaaatgaaattaaagttaTTAATTAAAGTTATttccctgctctctgctccaAGGTGTAGAAAAGACTGCAGTGTGAAATTCAAGACATCAGTTGCTTTGAATCATCTACCTGTCTTCACAACTAGGTCTGTTTTTAGTGAATGAAAATCATTCAGATAGTAACTTCTGCAAAAAGAACCACAGAAATCACAAGCTGCTTATATCACATTGGCACAATAGCTGTAGAAGATAAAGCTATGAGTCCATCCCAAGAGAAGTATTGGCTTTGTGGGCATTTCAAACTCCAAACAACCATAAGATGCTTCCTCTTGGCCAAGAGGTTCTGTGGCACGTCCTGAGGAAACTGAGGTGGCTGCATTGAGGCAGGATGGAGGATGTCAAATGCTTGTTTTGGTTGTACCAAGCTGCATGGGGAATAACTTCATTAAGACTAtcaagattttattattattatttaggtAAAATCAACTACACAGAGCTAAAAGAAACTGCCTTGAGGATATATGACTTTGAACATAATTGGTGCCTTAACGTTCTTCAAGACAATTAGATCTTTCTCATCAAACACATCTATAGCAACTGGACTTTGATTTGGGGATATCAACCTTAGACCTTTCTTCTATGCAGACCTTTCTATACTTCTTGCTTCATCAGCCGTGGCTTCCCACCATCAGCTTACCAGACTGGGTGCTCGTGCCACAATCAAATTCCTTCATTTCCAAGCAGATATGGTAGTAGTTTGCATTTAAGGGACAACTGACAGGCAACTCAAAATGTGTCTTAAGCACACAGGAATCATACAGGGCCCTGTAGAGATTTAAACTGCTAGTTCAAATAacacttttaaaattcttttattttttttaactgaaggaatttttcttcttcttaatatAATAAATACTATCTCATtctaaaaattaattcaaatatcTTTAACATTTAGaggtgtatttttatttttatttgttatgaTGCTCTTTGCAATCTGACTTATTCCTGATAAGAAGCTGTAATTACTGTCATGAAAAACCACATGAGATCAGAGATTAAGTTATTCAAATGCTACAAAATCAGTCACTCAACTAagctatttcagaaatgaaagttaAGTTTATCTTACTTCTTTTGAAGGATTCATTGGTAGAGTAAAGATTGTTTTCCAATATGACCAGACgaacagcatgaaaaatatGTGGTAAGCGACCAGGCACACAACTAAAAtcaaaaaggaacagaattaaTACCAACAGACCAGTGATATTTTAGTATTTGCAGACAGATACAATACATACCACAGGTATTTGCTTTAACGGATGTAAATACAGAGGCTCTGCAAAAGCTCTGCAACAGATATACTGCACTGCAACTTTATGTGAGACGAATACAGACTGCATGGGGAAAGGCATTATGCAGGCTACACGTATTTCAGAAGTTTGATGGGAGCTGTTAACAGCCTAGTACCAAGCAAGCACTCTCTCTTTACACATTGGTTAAATCCCACTTAATTGACTCAGGTCCACACTCTGTTTCATAAACTATGTGGTAATTATAGATACCTAAACAAGAAGGTGTTATAACATCTAAACAGCTGGAGTGAAAGGAGACTTAGTGTGCATGTGATAGCTGAATATTAACCAAAACTGGTCAACATGTTTTGCTAGATATTTTTTAGATTCAGTCTTTTACAAACAGCCATGCTGCCCCTCCAGGTTCTTTAATTTAAAGTGCTCACTACTTTATATTCTTCTCAGCAAGTGATGTATTCAGGGATTTacttaaagcaaaaacaaaaaaaaaacccaaaccaaaaaaaacccacagaagcCAGGCAACATTTACAATGCTGGTCTGTTTTATAATAACAGAATGTAACGTTCACTGCTCAAAAGCTCTCACTGTTCAAAAGGCATTATCTACCAATCATTCTGCACATTACCACAGGAAGTCACCAGCAATGCCATCAATTCACTACAATGAATGCTAAATCCAAAACGTGTTCTCTGATGTACTTGCTCTAGTATAcaacaaagaacattttcttcagttcttcttccTTGGGTAAATCACTTGCAATTAAAGGCCAGACAGGACCATAGCAGTGCAATATACTTCCCCATTGTACAAATGAATTCAGATTATACAGAACATTGGGTTACATGGATTCTACAGCTGTCACATTATTTATGCAGCTGCTGTAAACTCCTAAGGTCCTCAAAAGACACCACAAAGGGAAACCTGTGCACTTTCACTACAATCTGAAATACGGTCCCCAGATTTGTAGCCTACATATGTACGGCTATTCAGCATTAGAGAATTTTCCATATTGTATATGTGATGCTGTATataactgaaggaaaagcagcgCTGAATGCTCTAGTAGTAGTTTGCCTCCAGAATACTCttgaatatatatttctggTACCAATGTTTTATAATTCAAAAGAAGTGGCAACATGGTAAATATTTACTCTCATTCACTAGACagttacaaaaataagaaacaaaagccaacaaaatCTGAAGAGCAACACTGCACAATGCCATATGTCCTacttataaaaagaaaaaaatctcatcagCATAAGTAAAGAATAAATCTGGAACCCACAACAACCACAACATCCTAGATTAcactaaataattatttcactACTGTACAAGCATCTGTCAGAAACAGGCCATATTTTTAGCAGaactttaaaaatcaattcTAAAAACCCCCATTTCTCTCAATTGAAATCAGTATCATTTAAAACAGTATATTCATGGTATAAAATGAGAGCAATGCAGGGCATTCCATCAATCTGGTACACTGTGCATTTACTAATCTTTGTCTGTACTTCATTGTTGCAAGAATGATAACTGCAATTAGTATCTTTTTCAAacatatgaattaaaaatagcCTAAAGACATTATTCCCTTTAATGTCTGCGCAAGACCCAAGCACCTCAGTTCTCCAACACAGCTTAGATCCTGATCAATCACTTTTCCCAGTTCACTCAGCACCCTATTCCCCACGCTGCAATGGAGCCTAGTCTAACCCACTGCAACTACAGAACTCAGGCAGAAATACTTCCATTTTACACTCTTCCtttagaacaaacaaacaacaacagctacaacaaaatgataaaacaaacaaataaaaaaagggaACATTGTACCCTTCACATGATTTTTTAGCCCACTTAAAAATAGCTCATGTTGCCTGGAAGGTTACAACACTATAATACAGAGCAATCCACACCTACCCAGCTCTCACTTCAGAAAACTCTACAGGCCAGGTGAAATTATTCCCCAGGTTTTGAGCAGCTAAAAGTATTTgcttaatttaaattttaattaacattaaatTTAATGTTTTCCAATGTCTTTTTCTGACAATTCTAACTTGCTTCACAAGCAAGACCTAACAACACACGGGCCTTTGGTTTTTATGGTAAGGAGCAGCAAGAAGCTGGAGCTGTCTCAAAGTCTGCAGGTGCTGAAGTTTGTGGGTACGCGCTTGTAAAACCACACATGAAGAAGATCActgaacagggaaaaaaaaaaagagtttgttGTTTCAAGCAAATACTTCTTTATTAGCAAAAACCTGTACTAAGTGAGGGAGTCAAATGACTTAGCCTGCTGGAGCTACACAAGGATAAGCAGCACACCATGTACCTCATAGCCTCTATTCTCCTCCTCTACAAGCTCTATGGCCCCACACTTTGCAGTTCCAAGTTGCAATATAGCTTTAAAATAGCACCTCAAAAAACAGTCTCAATGACTGTGGGTAGGAGCTCCAGTGATAGCTGGCAGTTTTATTAATTTCTAGAAGGGCTACATATCTTAAGGGTTCTGTTCATTCAAAGATACTGGCTAAA
This region of Coturnix japonica isolate 7356 chromosome 4, Coturnix japonica 2.1, whole genome shotgun sequence genomic DNA includes:
- the ZDHHC2 gene encoding palmitoyltransferase ZDHHC2 isoform X4, which gives rise to MTNIGEKVVCLVAYHIFFMLFVWSYWKTIFTLPMNPSKEFHLSYSDKESLEREPRGESQQEVLRRAAKDLPIYTRTMSGAIRYCDRCHLVKPDRCHHCSVCDKCILKMDHHCPWVNNCVGFSNYKFFLLFLAYSLLYCLFIAATDLQYFIKFWTNGLPDTQAKFHIMFLFFAAAMFSVSLSSLFGYHCWLVSKNKSTLEVFRAPIFHHRTDKNGFSLGFSKNLRQVFGDEKKYWLLPIFSSLGDGCSFPTCLVNQDPEQASTPGGLTSTCKNENHLFPAKPLRDSQSHLLTDTHSWSDNGAKAEKGKVGMSNPALTMENET
- the ZDHHC2 gene encoding palmitoyltransferase ZDHHC2 isoform X1 translates to MRCGKMAAAAPSAPAAGATGGWGGVRRRCQRLLYWVPVLFISSILCWSYYAYVTQLCLLTMTNIGEKVVCLVAYHIFFMLFVWSYWKTIFTLPMNPSKEFHLSYSDKESLEREPRGESQQEVLRRAAKDLPIYTRTMSGAIRYCDRCHLVKPDRCHHCSVCDKCILKMDHHCPWVNNCVGFSNYKFFLLFLAYSLLYCLFIAATDLQYFIKFWTNGLPDTQAKFHIMFLFFAAAMFSVSLSSLFGYHCWLVSKNKSTLEVFRAPIFHHRTDKNGFSLGFSKNLRQVFGDEKKYWLLPIFSSLGDGCSFPTCLVNQDPEQASTPGGLTSTCKNENHLFPAKPLRDSQSHLLTDTHSWSDNGAKAEKGKVGMSNPALTMENET
- the ZDHHC2 gene encoding palmitoyltransferase ZDHHC2 isoform X2, with translation MHHKERPDPAPEAPAEAAPPARPGGGGAGRAGPPHEGEERGRRDPVGRGCAAGPRDAECAAGMRCGKMAAAAPSAPAAGATGGWGGVRRRCQRLLYWVPVLFISSILCWSYYAYVTQLCLLVCLVAYHIFFMLFVWSYWKTIFTLPMNPSKEFHLSYSDKESLEREPRGESQQEVLRRAAKDLPIYTRTMSGAIRYCDRCHLVKPDRCHHCSVCDKCILKMDHHCPWVNNCVGFSNYKFFLLFLAYSLLYCLFIAATDLQYFIKFWTNGLPDTQAKFHIMFLFFAAAMFSVSLSSLFGYHCWLVSKNKSTLEVFRAPIFHHRTDKNGFSLGFSKNLRQVFGDEKKYWLLPIFSSLGDGCSFPTCLVNQDPEQASTPGGLTSTCKNENHLFPAKPLRDSQSHLLTDTHSWSDNGAKAEKGKVGMSNPALTMENET
- the ZDHHC2 gene encoding palmitoyltransferase ZDHHC2 isoform X3, translated to MRCGKMAAAAPSAPAAGATGGWGGVRRRCQRLLYWVPVLFISSILCWSYYAYVTQLCLLTMTNIGEKVVCLVAYHIFFMLFVWSYWKTIFTLPMNPSKEFHLSYSDKESLEREPRGESQQEVLRRAAKDLPIYTRTMSGAIRYCDRCHLVKPDRCHHCSVCDKVNNCVGFSNYKFFLLFLAYSLLYCLFIAATDLQYFIKFWTNGLPDTQAKFHIMFLFFAAAMFSVSLSSLFGYHCWLVSKNKSTLEVFRAPIFHHRTDKNGFSLGFSKNLRQVFGDEKKYWLLPIFSSLGDGCSFPTCLVNQDPEQASTPGGLTSTCKNENHLFPAKPLRDSQSHLLTDTHSWSDNGAKAEKGKVGMSNPALTMENET